A section of the Pediococcus inopinatus genome encodes:
- a CDS encoding LapA family protein yields MKNQWRVIIILILVLLVAAFAVVNVSEVPISLLFTTVHWPLVLVILVSLVAGALITFLVSMGTIMTQKREHRNEIDVATKEIDELREENAALKRRVNNVSSENGQQNQKIEEL; encoded by the coding sequence ATGAAAAATCAATGGCGAGTTATTATAATTTTAATCTTGGTCTTATTAGTGGCTGCTTTTGCAGTGGTTAATGTGAGTGAAGTGCCCATCAGTCTTTTATTCACAACAGTTCACTGGCCACTAGTCCTGGTCATTTTGGTGTCGTTAGTTGCGGGCGCCTTAATTACATTCCTGGTTTCGATGGGAACAATTATGACTCAAAAACGTGAACATCGTAATGAAATTGATGTTGCAACTAAAGAGATTGATGAACTTCGCGAAGAAAACGCCGCATTAAAACGACGGGTCAATAATGTTAGCAGCGAAAATGGTCAGCAGAATCAAAAAATCGAAGAATTATAA
- a CDS encoding SDR family NAD(P)-dependent oxidoreductase, translated as MLEKLRELRDLNGKLVLITGASSGLGKLVAYEMAMRGANVVLCARNLTALRKVADKCKEISQTNSYVVELDVSDPDAIDRQLSHILQDIGPVDVLINSAGFGIFEPFQNFEMDKAENMFRVNVLGLMYVTQRIAQQMIKSGRGHIFNIASVAGKIATPKSSIYSATKFAVIGFSNALRLELRPLGVQVTTVNPGPMDTNFFRRTPESSKYFDSVKFLALSPEKVAHQITNAVGYTRREINAPLYMEAIHRGYEWFPTLGDRLASSPLFNRK; from the coding sequence ATGCTAGAAAAATTACGAGAACTACGTGATTTGAATGGTAAATTGGTTTTAATTACCGGTGCATCAAGTGGGTTAGGTAAATTAGTTGCTTATGAAATGGCTATGCGCGGGGCTAATGTTGTTTTATGTGCCCGCAATCTAACTGCTTTGCGTAAAGTAGCAGATAAGTGTAAAGAGATTTCTCAAACTAATTCTTATGTTGTAGAACTTGACGTTTCAGATCCAGATGCAATTGACCGGCAATTGAGCCACATTTTGCAGGACATTGGTCCAGTAGATGTTTTGATTAACAGTGCTGGATTTGGTATTTTTGAACCCTTTCAAAACTTTGAGATGGATAAAGCAGAAAACATGTTTCGGGTAAATGTTTTAGGCCTCATGTATGTAACGCAAAGAATTGCGCAACAAATGATCAAAAGTGGCAGGGGACATATTTTTAATATTGCCTCTGTAGCTGGGAAAATTGCTACACCCAAATCTTCAATTTATTCGGCAACCAAGTTTGCGGTTATTGGTTTCTCTAATGCCCTAAGGTTAGAATTACGACCCCTTGGTGTTCAAGTGACCACCGTAAATCCTGGACCGATGGATACCAATTTCTTTAGAAGGACACCTGAAAGCAGTAAATACTTTGATAGCGTCAAGTTCTTGGCGTTGTCACCTGAAAAAGTGGCCCATCAAATTACGAATGCAGTTGGTTATACACGGCGCGAAATCAATGCGCCTCTGTATATGGAAGCTATTCATCGCGGATACGAATGGTTTCCAACCCTTGGGGATCGCTTAGCAAGTAGTCCATTATTTAATCGAAAGTAA
- the rnz gene encoding ribonuclease Z, giving the protein MDLEFLGTGAGVPGKFRNVSSVALKLLDERNSIWLFDVGEGTQQQILRTTIKPRKIDKIFITHLHGDHLFGLPGLLSSRSFQGGESELVIYGPKGIRQFVQTAMRVSDSHLSYPIRFVELGDEGVIFEDEKFKVSFMRLDHRIESVGYRIVEKDHAGQLQVDKLKDLHVPSGPLYGLLKQGQVVTLDDGRKIDGKEYLGKPQPGRIVTILGDTRKTKNSPILAQDADVLVHESTFAKNESKLARNYYHSTNVQAAGIAKEANVKRLILTHISARYTGKMANELQKQAQSVFKATKVVHDFDVIHIPLK; this is encoded by the coding sequence ATGGATTTAGAATTTTTAGGAACCGGAGCAGGAGTTCCCGGTAAATTTAGAAATGTTTCAAGTGTAGCATTGAAGTTATTAGATGAGCGCAACTCGATTTGGTTGTTTGATGTCGGAGAAGGCACTCAGCAGCAAATCTTGCGTACCACAATCAAGCCTCGAAAAATCGACAAAATTTTCATCACCCATCTTCATGGTGATCACTTATTTGGCCTTCCTGGCTTACTAAGCAGTCGTTCGTTTCAAGGTGGCGAGTCAGAGCTTGTGATATATGGCCCCAAGGGAATCCGTCAGTTTGTCCAAACGGCGATGCGGGTTTCTGATTCACATCTCTCTTACCCCATTCGTTTTGTTGAATTAGGTGATGAGGGCGTTATCTTTGAAGATGAAAAATTTAAGGTATCCTTCATGAGATTGGATCATCGAATTGAAAGTGTTGGTTATCGAATTGTCGAAAAAGATCATGCCGGTCAACTCCAAGTTGATAAGCTAAAAGACCTGCACGTGCCGTCAGGGCCTCTCTACGGTCTTTTGAAACAGGGACAAGTTGTGACGTTAGATGACGGCCGTAAAATCGATGGCAAAGAGTACTTGGGAAAACCCCAACCAGGACGGATTGTGACCATTTTGGGAGATACCCGAAAAACTAAGAACAGTCCGATTCTTGCACAAGACGCGGATGTCCTTGTGCATGAAAGTACTTTTGCCAAGAATGAAAGCAAGCTGGCACGTAATTATTATCATTCTACTAATGTTCAAGCAGCTGGAATTGCGAAAGAAGCCAATGTAAAACGGTTGATTTTGACGCATATTTCGGCTCGTTACACTGGTAAAATGGCTAATGAGCTACAAAAACAAGCTCAGTCAGTGTTTAAAGCGACAAAAGTTGTTCATGATTTTGATGTGATTCATATTCCGCTCAAATAG
- the obgE gene encoding GTPase ObgE, giving the protein MFVDQVKINIKAGNGGNGIVAFRREKFVPNGGPAGGDGGRGGDVILKVDSGMRTLMDFRYQRKFKAPSGSNGMNKQMTGRSARDYVINVPGGTIVKDTETGEVIGDLVDNDEELVIAKGGRGGRGNIHFASPKNPAPEIAENGEPGQERSIQLELRVLADVGLLGFPSVGKSTLLSVVTSAKPKIAEYHFTTLVPNLGMVRLDDGRDFVIADIPGLIEGASQGIGLGFEFLRHVERTKVLLHLVDMSGVEEEDPFDSYQKINQELSKYDPDLINRRQIIVPTKMDMPNAEDNLKKFEKKIRESTKETDSPDIFPISAVTHKGLEPLMQHTADVLESTPDPIPAPVVSDGSVTYAYEPKQPFTVEQDEDGTWVLAGEKLEKLFKMTNTEHDDSIVRFARQMRGMGVDDALRKAGIKNGDSVRILDFTFEFVD; this is encoded by the coding sequence ATGTTTGTTGATCAAGTTAAAATTAATATAAAGGCTGGGAACGGTGGAAACGGAATCGTTGCTTTCCGTCGTGAAAAGTTTGTGCCTAATGGTGGACCAGCCGGTGGTGATGGCGGCCGCGGTGGCGATGTCATTCTAAAAGTTGATTCAGGAATGAGAACGTTAATGGATTTTCGTTACCAACGTAAGTTTAAAGCGCCTTCTGGTAGTAACGGAATGAATAAACAAATGACCGGCCGTAGTGCTAGAGATTATGTGATTAATGTCCCAGGGGGAACCATCGTTAAAGATACAGAAACCGGTGAAGTAATTGGCGATTTAGTAGATAACGATGAAGAACTTGTCATTGCAAAAGGTGGTCGTGGTGGTCGTGGTAACATTCATTTTGCAAGTCCCAAAAATCCGGCTCCTGAAATTGCAGAAAATGGGGAACCAGGGCAAGAAAGAAGTATTCAGTTAGAACTTAGAGTTCTTGCTGATGTTGGGCTCCTTGGTTTTCCATCTGTTGGAAAATCAACCTTATTGTCAGTAGTTACAAGTGCTAAGCCTAAAATTGCCGAATATCATTTTACAACCTTAGTTCCTAACCTTGGCATGGTCCGATTAGATGATGGACGAGACTTCGTAATTGCTGATATTCCTGGATTAATTGAAGGTGCTTCACAAGGAATTGGCCTAGGCTTCGAATTTCTTCGTCACGTAGAACGAACAAAAGTTTTATTGCACTTAGTAGATATGAGTGGTGTTGAAGAAGAAGATCCGTTTGACAGCTATCAAAAAATTAATCAAGAGCTGAGTAAATATGATCCAGATTTGATTAACCGCCGTCAGATCATTGTGCCAACTAAGATGGATATGCCCAATGCTGAAGATAATTTAAAGAAATTTGAAAAGAAAATTCGCGAATCAACCAAAGAAACTGACTCACCAGATATTTTTCCGATTTCTGCTGTTACGCATAAAGGACTTGAGCCTTTAATGCAACATACAGCAGACGTGCTTGAAAGCACACCAGATCCAATTCCGGCACCAGTTGTTTCCGATGGTTCTGTTACGTACGCTTACGAGCCAAAACAACCATTTACAGTTGAACAAGATGAGGATGGCACATGGGTTCTCGCTGGTGAGAAGCTTGAAAAGTTATTTAAGATGACGAATACGGAACATGATGACAGCATCGTTAGATTTGCTCGTCAGATGCGCGGGATGGGTGTTGATGATGCACTCCGTAAGGCTGGCATAAAGAATGGTGATTCAGTTCGTATTCTAGATTTCACATTTGAATTCGTTGATTAA
- a CDS encoding replication-associated recombination protein A, which yields MKQESLFASENSQNSPLANRVRPQTLDEFTGQTHLLAKGKVLREIIDQDQLPSIIFWGPPGVGKTTLAQIIANKTKSHFITFSAVTSGIKDIRKIMEEAEENRELGEKTIVFVDEIHRFNKAQQDAFLPFVERGSITLIGATTENPSFEINSALLSRCKVFVLKELQPTEIVELLHKALNNPNAFPKWQVKISDDVLSLISQFANGDARIALNTLEMAVLNADHKDNLVTITETNLNQFINTKSLRYDKHGEEHYNIISALHKSMRNSDVNAAIYWLSRMLDGGEDPLYIARRLVRFASEDIGVADTKALELTINVFQACQFLGMPECDVHLTEAVIYLSLAPKSNAVYKARLNAKKDVKKKGNEPVPLQIRNAPTKLMGDLGYGKDYQYAHSKKDKLTDMKTMPPDLGVYTFWYW from the coding sequence TTGAAACAAGAATCGCTATTTGCTAGTGAAAACAGCCAAAACAGTCCTTTAGCTAATCGCGTCCGTCCACAAACCCTTGACGAGTTTACCGGACAAACTCATTTATTAGCTAAGGGAAAAGTGCTACGTGAGATTATCGATCAAGATCAGTTACCCTCAATTATCTTCTGGGGACCACCTGGGGTTGGTAAAACGACTCTGGCACAAATTATTGCCAATAAAACTAAATCACATTTTATTACCTTTAGCGCGGTAACCAGTGGCATCAAAGACATTCGCAAGATCATGGAAGAAGCCGAGGAAAATCGTGAACTTGGTGAAAAAACAATTGTCTTTGTTGATGAAATTCACCGTTTTAATAAAGCCCAACAGGACGCTTTTCTGCCCTTTGTTGAACGTGGCAGCATTACTTTAATTGGCGCTACAACCGAAAATCCGTCATTTGAAATCAATTCGGCGCTGCTTTCCCGTTGCAAAGTCTTTGTTTTAAAAGAATTACAACCAACCGAAATTGTCGAGCTTTTACACAAAGCTCTCAATAATCCAAATGCCTTTCCAAAATGGCAAGTTAAAATCTCTGATGATGTCTTATCGTTGATTTCTCAATTTGCGAACGGCGACGCACGAATTGCGCTGAACACTCTCGAAATGGCCGTCTTAAATGCCGATCATAAAGATAATCTGGTTACAATTACAGAAACTAATTTGAATCAATTTATTAACACCAAGTCTCTACGCTATGATAAACACGGCGAAGAACACTACAATATAATTTCGGCATTGCATAAATCCATGCGCAATAGTGATGTTAATGCCGCGATTTATTGGTTATCTCGGATGTTAGATGGTGGCGAAGATCCTTTGTATATTGCTCGCAGACTGGTACGTTTTGCCAGTGAAGACATCGGCGTGGCTGACACCAAGGCGCTTGAATTGACGATTAACGTTTTTCAAGCCTGTCAATTCTTAGGAATGCCAGAATGCGATGTCCATTTAACGGAAGCCGTTATCTATTTATCACTGGCACCGAAATCCAACGCCGTTTATAAAGCGCGTTTAAATGCAAAAAAAGACGTCAAGAAAAAGGGTAACGAACCTGTCCCACTCCAAATTAGAAATGCTCCTACTAAACTCATGGGCGATCTCGGTTATGGCAAAGATTACCAATACGCTCATTCGAAAAAAGATAAATTAACCGACATGAAAACCATGCCCCCAGATTTAGGGGTCTACACTTTCTGGTATTGGTGA
- a CDS encoding ISL3 family transposase — MCYDLIAKQNRKEEKQMSLTNSILSLFEMTDPNITVTGVTKKRCPNGQRIHVVHANLSYQLVKCPHCGHKSLIKNGTHVSHLRLGTLSGGRYEMQLRRQRYQCQHCLKTCGAKTNLVRRNETFTHNVKHQVIVLARDMLTSKEIAKICGISPSSVQRILNANIHLAYRVKQLPPNLCFDEFRSCNHLMSFNCCDAVSHRRIVTLKDRLSKDIIDYFEARYSVQERAKVQTITIDMNAEYASFIHRLFPNAVTIIDRFHIIQLAGRALDNERTCIIRTFQDKHSRIYRILKSQWRLFHLAEEKINDTKLIYLRGINEYMTQQNAIDLALDEFPEFKTVYQTYQGILTAIHQKDATEFKNLITNYQVAGNQMDVTISTFVKNGSAVLNSCRYPYSNGPIEGLNRKIKVLKRSCFGFRNIHNFFIRISLIHE; from the coding sequence TTGTGCTACGATTTAATCGCCAAACAAAATCGAAAAGAGGAAAAACAGATGTCCCTAACTAATTCTATCTTAAGCTTGTTTGAAATGACAGACCCAAATATAACCGTAACTGGTGTTACCAAGAAACGTTGCCCGAATGGACAACGAATTCATGTCGTTCACGCCAACCTTTCTTATCAGCTTGTGAAATGTCCCCATTGTGGCCATAAAAGTCTAATTAAAAACGGTACCCACGTTAGTCATCTAAGGTTGGGAACCTTATCAGGCGGACGTTATGAAATGCAGCTAAGACGACAAAGATATCAATGCCAACATTGTTTAAAAACCTGTGGAGCTAAAACTAACCTCGTTAGACGTAATGAAACTTTTACCCACAATGTTAAACATCAGGTCATTGTGCTAGCTCGTGACATGCTGACCAGTAAAGAAATCGCTAAAATTTGTGGCATTTCACCAAGTAGTGTTCAACGTATTTTAAATGCAAATATTCACTTGGCTTACCGTGTTAAGCAACTTCCGCCAAATCTTTGTTTCGATGAATTTCGTTCCTGTAATCATCTAATGTCCTTTAACTGTTGCGATGCCGTTAGTCATCGCCGCATTGTGACCCTCAAAGATCGTCTCAGTAAGGATATCATTGATTACTTTGAAGCTCGTTATTCAGTTCAAGAACGTGCGAAAGTTCAAACAATTACTATTGATATGAACGCCGAATATGCTAGCTTTATTCATCGTTTATTCCCGAATGCTGTCACGATTATTGACCGTTTCCACATTATTCAGCTTGCTGGTCGTGCACTAGACAATGAACGTACATGTATTATCCGTACTTTTCAAGATAAGCATTCACGCATTTACCGCATCCTTAAATCTCAATGGCGTTTATTTCATTTGGCAGAAGAGAAAATCAATGACACTAAGCTTATCTATTTACGAGGCATTAACGAGTATATGACCCAACAGAACGCCATCGACCTTGCCTTAGATGAATTTCCAGAATTCAAAACTGTGTATCAAACTTATCAAGGCATTCTAACCGCTATTCACCAAAAGGATGCCACGGAATTTAAAAATTTGATTACCAACTACCAAGTAGCTGGTAATCAAATGGACGTCACCATTTCAACCTTCGTTAAGAACGGCTCAGCAGTGCTCAACAGTTGTCGTTATCCGTATTCTAACGGTCCTATTGAAGGACTTAATCGTAAAATCAAGGTATTAAAGCGTAGCTGTTTTGGTTTTCGAAATATTCATAACTTCTTCATTCGTATCAGTTTAATTCATGAGTAA
- a CDS encoding adenine phosphoribosyltransferase, which produces MALDLHDYVASIPDYPEKGVIFRDISPLMGDGNAYKEATNQIVDYARNKGVEMIVGPEARGFIVGCPVAYELGIGFAPARKKGKLPRETIKATYDLEYGTSSLYLHKDAVKPGQRVLVTDDLLATGGTISATIDLVEELGGIVVGTAFIIELKDMHGRDKIKDYDMLSLMQY; this is translated from the coding sequence ATGGCATTAGATTTACATGATTACGTTGCAAGTATTCCTGACTATCCAGAAAAAGGCGTTATTTTTCGTGATATTTCTCCTTTAATGGGTGATGGAAATGCTTATAAGGAAGCGACAAACCAGATTGTGGATTATGCTCGAAACAAGGGCGTTGAAATGATTGTTGGACCAGAAGCACGGGGATTCATCGTTGGATGCCCAGTTGCTTACGAATTGGGGATTGGCTTTGCACCAGCTCGTAAAAAAGGGAAGCTGCCTCGTGAAACAATCAAAGCAACTTATGACTTGGAATACGGTACTTCTTCACTTTATCTGCATAAAGATGCTGTAAAACCAGGACAAAGAGTTTTGGTGACTGATGATTTACTAGCAACAGGTGGCACTATTTCGGCTACGATCGACTTAGTTGAAGAACTTGGCGGGATTGTAGTTGGAACAGCGTTTATCATCGAATTAAAAGATATGCATGGTCGCGATAAGATTAAAGACTATGATATGCTTTCATTAATGCAATATTAA
- the recJ gene encoding single-stranded-DNA-specific exonuclease RecJ: MPKNKIDSEKVTAIAQACELSEVAATVLVGRGYDTVDKATQFLKMDPEMIHDPFLLHDMQKAVDRIQAAIVADEKIVVYGDYDADGVTSTTIMFETLNELGANVDYFVPDRFKDGYGPNMAEYQEFIDNGVNLMITVDNGVAGNEPINYAVTHGMDVIVTDHHEMPDELPNATAIVHPRYPGSHYPFSDLSGVGVAFKVASALLDEVPEEFLDLVAIGTIGDLVSLTDENRFLVTSGLKLMSEGQRVGLNALLKVCGLDGHEINEQDIGFTVAPRLNAVGRIGNAGEAVELLTTFDEDKADQIAKHIDSVNEQRKQLVADIYDEAIMQAQTPENAAKKTLVITGTGWHQGVLGIVASRLVETTGKPTIVLSAAETEPNLKGSGRSVEALNLFEALNSQRDLYVNFGGHHMAVGLTIAKTNVETLRQLLESAAEANHLNLNQVTPLQIDGRLKVDQISLKVIQDLQHLGPFGTDNPMPEFEIDPKQVTDAKQIGADKSHLKFQLVGEKQQIDTIAFQQGALLPYLQAVPDHIKVVGTLESNTWRNQTKPQVMVKDLIIDAIPVIDKRTTHLSVQLFSEPATYVFFHEATYKRVKPYLADNVKSVVLDANKPDETLLTGNVTLVDCPDSISAFTNWLNEQEPDTLTVYFYQRNNAYLDGMPSREQSGKVFKFFANHPVIDLKTQLPAVVKYLHIAQSLLVFLIEVFSELEFVKIETGRVSFIQNPEPHKLSEAPAYSLREQQIKTQEKLLYSKSATLKIWIQEQLADKNEGVAD; encoded by the coding sequence ATGCCAAAAAATAAAATCGATTCAGAAAAAGTGACGGCGATTGCACAAGCTTGTGAGTTGAGTGAAGTTGCGGCAACTGTTCTAGTTGGTCGTGGTTATGATACGGTGGATAAAGCCACCCAATTTTTAAAAATGGATCCCGAAATGATTCACGATCCATTTTTATTACATGATATGCAAAAAGCGGTCGATCGCATCCAGGCTGCTATCGTAGCCGATGAAAAGATTGTGGTTTATGGTGATTATGATGCTGATGGGGTGACGAGTACAACGATTATGTTTGAAACCCTTAATGAGTTAGGGGCTAATGTCGATTACTTTGTGCCTGACCGTTTCAAAGATGGTTACGGGCCTAACATGGCTGAATATCAGGAATTTATTGATAACGGCGTTAATTTGATGATCACTGTTGATAACGGCGTGGCGGGTAATGAGCCCATTAATTACGCAGTAACCCATGGAATGGATGTGATTGTGACTGATCATCATGAAATGCCAGATGAGCTTCCAAATGCAACGGCCATTGTGCACCCTCGTTATCCAGGTAGTCATTATCCATTTTCTGATCTTTCTGGGGTTGGGGTGGCTTTTAAAGTAGCTTCAGCGCTGTTGGATGAAGTGCCGGAAGAATTCTTAGATTTGGTCGCCATTGGCACAATTGGAGATCTAGTTTCCTTAACAGATGAAAATCGGTTCTTGGTTACGAGTGGGTTAAAGCTCATGAGCGAGGGGCAACGAGTTGGTCTTAATGCGTTGTTAAAAGTGTGCGGATTAGACGGGCATGAAATTAACGAACAAGATATTGGATTTACGGTTGCACCACGTTTGAACGCCGTTGGACGAATTGGAAATGCTGGGGAAGCAGTGGAGTTATTAACCACTTTTGATGAGGATAAAGCTGATCAGATTGCCAAGCATATCGATTCTGTCAATGAACAACGAAAACAGTTAGTTGCGGATATTTATGATGAAGCAATCATGCAGGCGCAGACACCTGAGAATGCCGCGAAAAAAACTTTGGTTATAACGGGCACTGGTTGGCATCAGGGCGTTTTAGGAATTGTTGCTAGTCGACTTGTTGAAACGACCGGGAAACCAACCATCGTCCTTAGTGCTGCTGAAACAGAGCCCAATTTAAAAGGGTCTGGACGAAGTGTTGAGGCTCTAAATTTGTTTGAGGCTTTGAATAGCCAACGCGATTTGTATGTAAACTTTGGTGGGCATCATATGGCAGTTGGATTAACCATTGCCAAAACTAATGTTGAGACACTTAGACAGCTGTTGGAATCAGCCGCCGAGGCCAATCATTTGAATCTCAATCAAGTTACGCCCTTACAAATTGATGGACGGCTTAAGGTTGATCAGATTAGTTTAAAAGTTATTCAAGATTTACAACATCTAGGACCGTTCGGGACGGACAATCCAATGCCGGAATTTGAGATTGATCCAAAACAAGTTACGGACGCTAAACAAATCGGGGCGGATAAAAGCCATTTGAAATTTCAATTGGTTGGTGAAAAACAACAAATCGACACCATCGCTTTTCAGCAGGGTGCATTGTTACCTTATTTACAGGCTGTTCCGGATCATATCAAAGTAGTGGGAACATTAGAGTCTAATACTTGGCGAAATCAAACCAAACCACAAGTGATGGTCAAAGATTTGATAATTGATGCTATTCCAGTTATTGACAAACGAACAACGCATCTTAGTGTTCAATTGTTTTCTGAGCCAGCAACTTACGTATTTTTTCATGAAGCCACCTATAAACGGGTCAAACCGTATTTGGCAGATAATGTAAAATCGGTTGTTTTAGATGCAAATAAACCTGACGAGACTTTGCTGACGGGCAATGTGACCTTGGTGGATTGTCCTGATTCGATTTCCGCATTCACCAATTGGTTGAACGAACAGGAACCGGACACACTGACGGTGTACTTTTATCAGCGGAATAACGCTTATCTGGACGGGATGCCAAGTCGCGAGCAAAGCGGTAAGGTATTTAAATTTTTCGCCAATCATCCGGTTATTGATTTAAAAACTCAGTTACCGGCCGTAGTTAAATATCTGCATATCGCGCAAAGTTTATTAGTTTTTCTAATTGAGGTGTTTTCTGAGCTAGAATTTGTTAAAATAGAAACCGGTCGTGTTTCCTTTATTCAGAATCCAGAACCCCATAAATTGAGTGAAGCACCAGCTTACAGCTTAAGAGAACAACAAATAAAAACACAAGAAAAATTATTATACAGTAAATCTGCTACTCTGAAAATTTGGATTCAAGAGCAGTTAGCGGATAAAAATGAAGGAGTTGCTGATTAA
- a CDS encoding acyltransferase family protein — translation MDLEKTTSVGKSRSKRSALQKNEKPVNETHGKRLKHSRYISGFDGLRVLALLGVILYHLLPYDMKGGYLGVPIFFAISGYLITDLFVQEWDQNGSIKIWSFYGRRLKRLYPTLVVILVASTAYMTLFAQNLLTHIKSILWTNLLFVYNWWQIGNGQSYFDRYNGESPFTHLWYLSVIGQYYFIWPIVMIALLFTFRNRSHILGILAGLAIVSALLMMILYDPSNTNRVYYGSDTRMTPYLLGAALAFFWPSTHLNPNLNNRGRWFLNLLGLVSLGVIVWMAFELSGTESFAYRGGMLIFSIFSIILVAVIAHPGASFNKWFTNPVFAWIGKRSYGIYLYQFPVMIFYEKAIVNIAAHPLWNALAEAAIIVVISDLSYRFIETPLAHFDYMHPLRGLGIMFKKHKKGRLLVIPVVAVLAIAVVGIVNGSNNNGSQHSALQLNITKNNKKSKKQNDKALKAQKEAAEKKKQHAEEVAKLKKEKSIKLNDKETAIKTKYGLQPSEVKIAEKMSVTGIGDSIMADTSDDLQEVFPTAYISAKVGRQVYQAADILNQMKSQGTLSSNVLLNLGTNGPFTSEQVKSIVSIIGTKRQIFWVNVHVPTQNWESQVNDEIADAAKKYKNVHIVDWYGASQNNADWFYEDHVHPNIEGSKEYTSLITKAIVGYGSTN, via the coding sequence ATGGATTTAGAAAAGACAACTTCTGTGGGGAAATCCAGATCAAAAAGAAGTGCACTTCAAAAGAATGAAAAACCAGTAAATGAAACTCATGGAAAACGGCTGAAACATAGCCGATACATATCTGGGTTTGATGGACTGCGAGTCCTTGCGCTACTTGGCGTTATTTTGTATCATTTACTCCCTTATGACATGAAGGGTGGCTATTTGGGAGTTCCGATTTTTTTCGCGATTTCGGGATACTTAATTACCGATTTATTTGTTCAAGAATGGGATCAAAATGGCTCAATTAAAATATGGTCATTTTACGGACGTCGGTTGAAAAGACTTTATCCGACTTTGGTAGTTATCTTAGTTGCAAGTACGGCATACATGACTTTGTTTGCACAAAACTTGCTGACGCATATTAAGAGTATTTTATGGACCAATCTTCTATTTGTTTATAATTGGTGGCAGATTGGAAACGGACAATCGTATTTTGATCGCTATAATGGCGAATCACCGTTTACCCATTTATGGTATTTGTCTGTTATCGGTCAATACTACTTTATTTGGCCAATTGTGATGATTGCGTTGTTATTTACTTTCAGAAATCGTAGTCACATTTTGGGTATTTTAGCTGGACTAGCAATTGTGTCTGCTTTGCTAATGATGATTCTTTATGATCCAAGCAATACCAATCGTGTCTATTATGGGTCTGATACGCGGATGACACCTTACCTATTAGGAGCAGCATTGGCGTTCTTTTGGCCTTCAACGCATCTTAATCCCAATTTGAATAACCGGGGGCGGTGGTTCTTAAATCTGCTTGGTTTGGTTTCGCTAGGGGTTATTGTCTGGATGGCGTTTGAGTTAAGCGGGACTGAGAGTTTTGCTTATCGCGGTGGAATGCTTATCTTTTCTATTTTTTCTATAATCTTAGTTGCCGTTATTGCCCACCCAGGTGCAAGTTTTAATAAATGGTTTACTAACCCAGTCTTTGCTTGGATTGGAAAACGGAGTTACGGTATTTATCTGTATCAATTTCCGGTAATGATTTTTTATGAAAAAGCCATTGTGAACATTGCTGCTCATCCGTTATGGAATGCACTAGCAGAGGCAGCCATTATTGTGGTAATTAGTGACTTGTCCTATCGATTTATTGAAACACCGTTAGCTCATTTTGATTACATGCATCCATTACGGGGGTTAGGGATTATGTTTAAAAAGCACAAAAAAGGACGCCTTTTAGTTATTCCAGTTGTGGCAGTGCTTGCAATTGCGGTTGTTGGAATTGTGAATGGCTCAAATAACAATGGTAGTCAACACAGTGCCTTACAGCTTAATATTACGAAAAACAATAAAAAATCAAAAAAGCAAAATGATAAAGCTTTGAAAGCTCAAAAGGAAGCTGCAGAAAAGAAAAAGCAGCACGCTGAAGAAGTAGCAAAATTAAAAAAAGAAAAATCAATTAAATTGAATGACAAGGAAACAGCAATTAAAACGAAATATGGCCTACAGCCTTCAGAAGTTAAAATTGCTGAAAAGATGTCTGTTACTGGAATTGGTGATTCAATTATGGCGGATACTTCTGATGATTTACAAGAAGTCTTTCCAACAGCTTATATTTCAGCCAAGGTTGGTCGTCAAGTGTACCAAGCCGCTGATATATTGAATCAGATGAAGTCACAAGGAACGTTGAGCAGTAATGTTTTGCTTAATTTAGGAACAAACGGTCCTTTTACTAGTGAACAAGTGAAATCGATTGTTTCTATTATTGGAACTAAGCGCCAGATATTCTGGGTAAATGTCCATGTTCCAACTCAAAATTGGGAGTCGCAAGTTAATGATGAAATAGCAGATGCAGCTAAAAAGTATAAAAATGTTCATATAGTTGATTGGTATGGAGCTAGTCAGAATAATGCTGATTGGTTCTATGAAGATCATGTGCATCCAAATATCGAAGGAAGCAAAGAATATACCTCATTGATTACTAAAGCAATCGTGGGTTACGGAAGTACAAATTAA